In Fusarium musae strain F31 chromosome 7, whole genome shotgun sequence, a single window of DNA contains:
- a CDS encoding hypothetical protein (EggNog:ENOG41) — protein MSYGSANSSSSAQKEKVLGTEWIPMMRGLEAVLAPTHNNLRSSSMKAIISTGNWDGLDPEQGSQDPEDAHFCRARESWSDSDRAEVYEEALRVLRKCRLYSSQFREMDSETRSNWGYNKEWSAPLMFIHFAPESYFSLLRQRQPPALILFSLFGALLHKIRDYWFLEGWAKR, from the exons ATGTCCT ACGGAAGCGCCAACTCTTCGTCATCGGCGCAAAAAGAGAAGGTTTTGGGCACAGAATGGATTCCCATGATGCGCGGTCTGGAAGCTGTATTGGCGCCTACCCATAATAACTTACGATCTAGCAGCATGAAGGCCATAATAAGTACTGGGAACTGGGATGGACTCGATCCAGAGCAGGGCAGTCAGGACCCTGAAGATGCCCACTTCTGCCGTGCCCGTGAGTCTTGGAGCGACTCTGACCGCGCTGAGGTCTATGAAGAGGCCCTCCGAGTTCTCCGCAAATGCCGACTTTACTCGTCACAGTTCCGCGAAATGGACTCCGAGACCAGAAGCAACTGGGGATATAACAAAGAGTGGTCTGCACCTCTGATGTTCATCCATTTTGCACCCGAATCATATTTCTCGCTCCTGCGGCAGAGACAGCCGCCAGCTTTGATCTTGTTTTCCCTATTCGGGGCACTGCTACATAAGATAAGGGACTATTGGTTCTTGGAGGGCTGGGCAAAGCGATAG
- a CDS encoding hypothetical protein (EggNog:ENOG41~antiSMASH:Cluster_7.2) encodes MDDIKPKQSIDEGDAALSSDLKDSEGYIAQVDTEHHGNLKLAKDRHTVLIPQPSDDIRDPLNWSPVKKHVILFIISFAAFLPDYGSAVGAVTLIPQATQWNMSQDTVNHSQVGNVFMLGAGGIFVVALSAWAGRLPVLFYFLVIASATAA; translated from the exons ATGGACGATATCAAACCCAAGCAGTCAATAGATGAAGGCGACGCTGCACTGTCCTCGGATCTCAAAGATTCGGAAGGCTACATAGCTCAGGTTGACACAGAACACCATGGCAACCTCAAGCTCGCCAAGGATAGGCATACCGTTCTGATTCCCCAACCCTCTGACGACATACGCGATCCTCTTAACTGGAGTCCTGTCAAGAAACACgttatcctcttcatcatcagttTCGCAGCCTTTCTTCCCGATTATGGCAGTGCCGTCGGCGCTGTTACTCTCATCCCCCAGGCAAC GCAATGGAACATGAGCCAAGACACAGTTAATCACTCCCAAGTTGGCAATGTCTTCATGCTCGGCGCAGGCGGTATCTTTGTCGTTGCCCTCTCCGCATGGGCAGGCCGTCTCCCCGTTTTATTCTACTTCCTTGTCATCGCTTCAGCTACGGCTGCTTGA
- a CDS encoding hypothetical protein (EggNog:ENOG41~antiSMASH:Cluster_7.2~SMCOG1106:major facilitator transporter), whose product MAARILNGFFSTVSQGGGLMFIFDMFYFHERARKINIWAAFIILSPYMGPLFTAFIINTEAWPIAFWVYFTETSLVLILTVLFVEETYYDRRIPAADQPPRGSRIGSLLGYAQYQSRHLRNSFGQACMRPIRVILKPTVFLSSFYYLLTFAWVVGINTTLSIFLTPLYNFGPKQIGFFYFAPVVAAILGEVVGHWLHDRIATQFIKMHNGHFEPEIRLRAIWFSTPFMLAGLVGLGLALEEGYHYMITALFWGLYVFGIMVTTVALNAYNLDSYPEASGEVSAWINFARTTGGFIISYFQVKWANSVGARVSFGTQAGICAAAFLIILVLQVFGKRMREKSGKLSFPTA is encoded by the exons ATGGCTGCTCGAATCTTGAATGGCTTCTTCAGCACTGTCTCGCAAGGTGGAGGATTGATGTTCATCTTTGACATGTTTTATTTCCATGAGCGTGCTCGCAAGATTAATATTTGGGCTgctttcatcatcctctctcCGTACATGGGTCCATTATTTACTGCCTTCATCATTAATACAGAGGCCTGGCCTATTGCGTTCTGGGTGTACTTTACTGAG ACCTCGCTCGTGCTCATCCTTACGGTCCTGTTTGTAGAGGAGACCTACTATGATCGTCGAATCCCTGCCGCCGATCAACCGCCCAGAGGATCACGTATCGGCAGCCTGTTAGGCTATGCCCAGTATCAATCTCGCCACCTCCGTAACAGCTTCGGTCAAGCCTGCATGCGCCCAATCCGCGTCATCCTCAAACCAACCGTCTTCCTGTCCTCCTTTTACTACCTACTCACCTTTGCATGGGTCGTCGGTATCAACACAACCTTGTCAATCTTCCTTACACCACTATACAACTTTGGTCCTAAGCAGAtcggctttttttatttcgcACCTGTTGTTGCCGCTATTCTGGGAGAAGTTGTCGGCCACTGGCTACACGATAGAATTGCCACGCAATTCATTAAAATGCACAATGGTCACTTTGAGCCCGAGATCAGATTGCGTGCGATTTGGTTCAGCACCCCGTTCATGCTGGCCGGTTTAGTCGGATTGGGCCTCGCTCTTGAGGAAGGGTACCACTACATGATTACAGCCTTGTTCTGGGGCCTGTATGTCTTTGGTATCATGGTTACTACAGTTGCTCTGAACGCATATAATCTCGACAGCTATCCAGAGGCATCGGGGGAGGTGTCTGCCTGGATCAACTTTGCGCGAA CTACTGGAGGGTTTATCATCAGCTATTTTCAAGTCAAATGGGCCAACTCGGTTGGGGCTAGAGTCAGTTTTGGTACCCAGGCTGGTATTTGCGCTGCTGCGTTTCTTATCATTCTTGTGTTGCAGGTATTCGGAAAGAgaatgagagagaagagtgGAAAGCTATCCTTCCCTACTGCATAA
- a CDS encoding hypothetical protein (EggNog:ENOG41~antiSMASH:Cluster_7.2), with product MQQSLSFDLLTSHNTPPLPGLSPDEPLNQSIEVFEPRSAADNLGEESPSSCQDEVTYAETDTFVPGNKWLNRFAVASQICDLRSSVGADPVLPNTAPAKTFTVVLPCPRDLTQAIKIGLAEIDCLFPSIHRTRLVETISRTLEALCYSSTTQSIVVTEQHHLIISILLVITAAAQLLDEKAALDMYPDKAWPGSEAYWQSRKLVQHFEGGSELQTHCVVYHCISAAYLLAAERLRLASTHVLNGLHSAVSLGLGQSHRFPTSSEDVVDTLALWVHLDFLDKRITQKCGIPYFVGNSLGHVDFEHEASPHINMKDKAYLKTMFSHARLWASVWDGFLAPNAPLASDWVEIQAFDAKLLAFREQYPDILPWNGESVDDAIFKSPSETEDRRRLLVFLVSLEMAVARDE from the coding sequence ATGCAGCAATCACTCAGCTTTGACTTACTCACTTCGCACAATACTCCGCCACTGCCGGGTCTCTCACCAGATGAACCATTGAATCAATCCATCGAGGTATTTGAACCGCGGAGTGCAGCAGAcaatcttggagaagaatcACCGAgctcttgtcaagatgaGGTCACCTATGCCGAGACTGACACCTTTGTCCCCGGGAACAAATGGCTGAACCGATTCGCTGTTGCTTCGCAGATTTGTGATCTACGCTCTAGTGTCGGCGCAGATCCTGTTCTCCCAAATACAGCTCCCGCCAAGACCTTTACCGTTGTGCTCCCTTGCCCTAGGGACCTGACGCAGGCAATTAAAATAGGCCTGGCTGAGATCGACTGCTTATTTCCTTCCATCCATAGGACGAGGCTGGTAGAAACAATTTCACGAACTTTGGAGGCGCTGTGCTACTCTTCTACTACCCAGTCTATCGTCGTGACGGAACAGCATCACTTGATTATATCAATTCTTCTCGTCATCACTGCAGCTGCACAGCTCCTTGACGAAAAGGCCGCTCTCGATATGTATCCAGACAAGGCGTGGCCTGGCTCAGAAGCTTATTGGCAGAGTAGGAAGCTCGTTCAGCACTTTGAAGGAGGCAGTGAGCTGCAGACACATTGTGTCGTCTATCACTGCATTTCCGCGGCGTATCTCCTAGCAGCAGAGAGGTTACGTCTTGCCTCGACACACGTACTTAATGGGCTTCATTCCGCTGTCAGTTTGGGGCTAGGCCAAAGCCACAGATTTCCGACATCGTCAGAGGACGTTGTAGATACCCTGGCATTATGGGTTCATCTCGATTTCCTGGACAAGCGCATCACTCAGAAATGTGGCATTCCATACTTTGTTGGAAACAGTCTGGGGCATGTGGACTTTGAACACGAGGCCAGTCCTCACATCAACATGAAGGACAAGGCGTACCTGAAGACCATGTTCAGTCATGCTAGGCTTTGGGCATCGGTATGGGATGGGTTTCTGGCTCCCAATGCCCCGTTGGCGAGCGATTGGGTTGAGATCCAAGCATTTGATGCCAAGCTCCTAGCTTTTAGGGAGCAATACCCCGACATTCTACCATGGAACGGGGAGTCAGTGGACGACGCCATTTTCAAATCTCCTTCTGAGACAGAAGATCGACGGCGTCTTCTTGTTTTCCTGGTAAGTCTCGAAATGGCAGTTGCACGTGATGAGTAA
- a CDS encoding hypothetical protein (SMCOG1066:alpha/beta hydrolase domain-containing protein~CAZy:CE10~antiSMASH:Cluster_7.2~MEROPS:MER0034960), whose amino-acid sequence MSVNVRPKPVSHQVRATRLELVDRLEKQLANAKQWYDFDNPQDYRNARAEGTHGFDRPKLNDQARLVYATRRDGQRIELRVIGPPGPSKGVFLHFHAGGFVIGSNASYDGYLTRLSEASGLTVASVEYRLAPEHPFPAGRDDCVDAALYALSARGISDLGAPLRVLGGESAGAWLAVAVALELRDTHQSRDHDEVF is encoded by the exons ATGTCGGTCAACGTACGCCCGAAGCCCGTATCTCACCAAGTCCGTGCCACCCGCCTGGAACTTGTCGACCGCCTCGAGAAACAATTAGCAAATGCCAAGCAATGGTATGACTTTGACAACCCTCAAGACTATCGAAATGCACGAGCAGAAGGAACTCACGGTTTTGATCGTCCAAAACTCAATGACCAAGCCCGTTTGGTTTATGCCACCAGACGTGACGGGCAGAGGATTGAACTCCGCGTGATTGGACCGCCTGGACCCTCTAAAGGTGTTTTCCTCCACTTCCATGCAG GTGGCTTTGTCATTGGGAGCAATGCTTCTTACGATGGGTACCTGACGCGCCTCTCCGAAGCATCCGGCCTCACCGTGGCGTCTGTCGAGTACCGCCTCGCGCCGGAGCATCCATTCCCCGCGGGTCGCGATGACTGCGTGGACGCTGCTCTCTATGCTCTTTCTGCCCGAGGCATTAGTGATCTTGGAGCTCCCTTGCGAGTACTCGGTGGAGAGTCAGCTGGCGCTTGGCTCGCCGTGGCAGTTGCGCTAGAATTACGGGATAC TCATCAGTCGCGAGATCATGATGAAGTTTTCTGA